The Gossypium arboreum isolate Shixiya-1 chromosome 4, ASM2569848v2, whole genome shotgun sequence DNA segment TAATTGAGGAAGCTGATCaatacaaagttgagttttataagAAAAGGGAGGTGACCTGTGAAAACAACAAGGCCAATAACAGAGACAAAGAGAAGGTATccctttttttgttgttgttgaagCTGTATGCTAATACTTTTACATTTTTAGATAAGTTTGTAACTTGCCCAAAACAAAACAGAACtgaaaaaagaatttttttttttttcttattccaGCTTCTAGTCGTGCATGAACTGTTAGGTGCTAAATGTCACATGCATTCTTTTGTCGGTATTTAACTGCTGATGTTGATATTATCAAGATGTTCATTGTCTATGATTGAACATTGATATTATGCTCTGGAATGGAAACATTTTCTTATCTCTTCAGTGACTGAAAACTCAATACTCCTACCGGACGGAGGATTGGTGTCACTTTACTTATCGCCTTATAAAGCAGGGATCAGGATGTCATTTGTAGATGTAAAGTGATTGAAACTACGACATTCTCTGGAAGTTCATTTTACTGACTTAACTTGGTTTGTTGAGTTATAGAATAACATTCTCATAAAATTTGCTTATGTTTCGTTTTCTAACATCTTAGATGCAGAGCAATgtgccaatgccatatataatgcACTATAACTTGTATTCTGTGTCAGATATTTGTAGCCAATCATGAGAAATTCCATGCCGAAGCTGATAAGAATTACTGGAAAGCAATCGCGGAGCTCATTCCTAATGAAGTGCCAACCatagagaaaagaagaaaaaaggagGAGAAGAAGCCTTCCATTGTTGTTGTCCAAGGTCCTAAGCCTGGGAAACCTACTGACCGTTCGAGGATGAGACAGATACTAGTGAAACTAAAGCACAACACACCTTCTCACCTGAAGCACTCTCCGCCACCACCACCAGCAGCTGCTGCTGCAAAAGATCAAGATGCAAAAACTGGTAATACTTCTTCTGTCCCAGCTGCTCTTCCAGTCACAAGCACCCCTGAAGCTGTAGTAGCTGCTTAGATAGTTTTCATTTTAACTTATCAGCTtctgtaataaaaaaaaaaaaaaagtatctaTAAGACTATATCTTGTGAGTAGACTGATGTTTAGCTGGTCGTCATCCTCAGCAGTAGTAGGGTACATAGTTGGTTTTATGAGGTTATAAATTAAGAGTTTGTCTATGCACGAAACTTTGTCGTTTAGATGGAATGTAGTAATAATGTACGCCGCTATTTTACTCAAATTCGGATATATCTGATGCGAGTATATGTTTGGAACGAACGTGCTTAATTGTTTTCTTAGTTTTTCTTTTTTAGTGTATTTGGAAGTTCatattctatttttttatctatatatatatgaaaatttgtCAGATTCAGTCCATGTGTCTGGTCAATTAACTcttcttttgtactttttacagaATGATCTGACTTGGAATCTTGGACCAGTTCCTTGATTGCCAGGAAACTGTAACAATAAACTGTCTCTGCCTGAAATAAGGTCCCAATTTTGAATCATAGAATTTGTTT contains these protein-coding regions:
- the LOC108460824 gene encoding clathrin light chain 2-like, whose translation is MSTFPDSFTQLADDSLDSFDSVPHQDEDGAGYAGYDPSQQFDSFADHSDHGKGSTDDVFASDSYTNGVGFGQDFGGSDGPVLPPPAEIEPEEGVALREWRRENAIRLEEKDKREKELLSQIIEEADQYKVEFYKKREVTCENNKANNRDKEKIFVANHEKFHAEADKNYWKAIAELIPNEVPTIEKRRKKEEKKPSIVVVQGPKPGKPTDRSRMRQILVKLKHNTPSHLKHSPPPPPAAAAAKDQDAKTGNTSSVPAALPVTSTPEAVVAA